Below is a window of Neospora caninum Liverpool complete genome, chromosome Ib DNA.
AGCGCTgagggagaaacaaaaaTCGTTACCAAGGGCCGTCTACGTGGACTTCACTTTTTCTGTACTTCGAGTCTCGTGACTGCACATCACCAGCGCAGTGCTGGGTTCCGGAGCAGggccgagagggaaagaacgagcgatgagagaaaagagacagggaaaaaacagagctCTTTCCGAAGTCGCCTTTTGCacctctcgccctcgcagCCCCACAGGAACCGGACAAGTCCATCTCACGAatctcgtttctttccggaCGAAGGTACTCAAAAAGACAGATTCCACATCGCATGCTgctatacatatatatatatatatatatatatatgcatcttTTTTtcatattatatatatatatatatatatgcatttgagGTCTGTTTATGAACTCGGTTGCGAGTAGCTGCtctccggagagagaagggagtgGAAAACAATGCTGATGCCGAGAACGGTGGCGTTTACGGTGCAGGCGGCTAGTTTGAAGGCAggtcttgtcttcttccgtgcCTTGgtcccttctttttttgctccttttttttcttctctcctctttccgttcgtctcttcttgtctcccaTTCCTGCGATCGTGCCAACCTGCCCTCTTCTTCAAAGACGTCGACAGACGCGCGgactttccttctcgtcctcgcccctGCGCAATGCGCTCTTCTTAAAATACGGCGCCTTcacttctctccgttcctctcgaTGTTCACTCGCGCCTGTTCGTCGGCGCTGGCGCCGCTACTGTTTTTGCGAGTTTTCTTCTtcaagaaaaaagacgggaaTGGATCCTCCCTCTGTGCCTGCTCTTGCATTTTGTGAGCTTCGACGACTCCCTGGCCCGCCGATCAGGCCGCTCTTGTCTCCCGTGCCGCTGCGGCCTCCCCCCGGCCGCCCCTCCGCTTGGTGCCCAACCGCCGCAGGtccggagacagagcaggaCGCGGGATCCAGAGACTGTCTCCGCACGGCCGTGCTGCTGTCGAGAGAGCTGGCAAGGAGCAGTGAAGCCCACGTGGTGTCTCCTTGAGACGGCACGAGAGCGAGCCCCTTGTTCTCCCCCTTTTTGCGATCGAGGGGGGACAGCGACGCAGATTCTTCGGCAAAGAGCCCCTGCGAGAGAAAGTCTCGTCGTCGGCCTTTGAAGAGCGCCAGGGAGCTGTCCCTTTTGCGAGGGCCCTCGCGCCCCCAACGCAGCGCGGCCTGagcaggcgcggagacagatgTTGTCCCCGGGAGGGCGAGCGCCGGAGCCTCCCGGAGCAGCTTCGCATTCCCGCCGCGCCCGCCCGCCTCCAGCGAgggcgcctccgcggccgcGACCGTCGACGGCAGACTCGCGCACGCCCTCGGCGACGTGGAGCCCAACGCGCGCCCGCACGGCGCCCCGCAGGCAGCCGCGGCGTGTCTGCGGGGCGAAGAGGCCCCAGGGGACGCCCCCTGGGCCAGCGGAAATTCCGGAGCGGAAGGAAAAAAGCGCGAAGCAGGCGGTTGCTGGCCAAGAGGATCTAAAAGCGCCTCTTCCAGCGTCACCTCGGGAAGCGCCGTGAAGGCCTCTGGAgccgcagagacacctgcaCCGATTGCGCCCGACGCGGGCCCCGGGAAAACAACGGCCCCAGCCTCAGAGGtgggagacgcagcgaggtAGCCGTGGGGAGTTCCCGACGGagtcgccgagagagacggcgacgctgcagaggagagaggccgcgagaaaacgcccgAGAGGGGTCCTTGCGAGGAAGACAACCGCGACGAGGATCCCCTCGAAGCGACAATCGCATGCAAACGCATGTCCTGCTGAGCCAACTgctcctgcagctgctggatCTGTTGCATGTAGTGCTCACGCAGAGTGGCCAGGCGGTCGCCCGCGTCCGAAGAGCTCTACACCGGCAACGCAagtcgcagagagaaacagagagaccttgcggaaagaagaacgagaaagcaaagagcaGACAGCCCACCACCGCGAGAGAGCCATTCAGatagaaagaaaaacagataCAGACCTCAAAGGAATGAGAAAGAGTAAAAACACAAGCTGCCGGAACAATCGCCGCGCCCAAAGATCACATCTGACACAGGGAATACACCACATcaacacacatgcacaaatGCATATCTCTCTATGTATTGCAAACATATGGAGAATCCACCTTCCTGCAGCgacataatatatatatatatatatatatattctcGCCGTGGCAGGCCTGCTGTACGTGCGGGTGTCGGATTTTTCCACGTCCGCGTTTTTAACTGTCCTCGTTTATGCACCGCGGGCGCTGAATCCACTCTCCTGCGTTTAAACTCTTTTCTCCTGAGAGGATCACCCTGGAGACatttctccgcgtttctcggaaAACATCTTTCCGGGCGAGACAGGGTCAACGCGCCTCACTcaaggaaaaagaagtcCGGAAGGGCGGCAACGCAGCGACTGCCATGGTCACCGTTACCACTGTCGCTCCCGTGCGTCTTTTTCGAAACACTCACTTTTCTCATGGCGTCTAGTTCCTTTTCCAGAAGCGCATTGCGCCGCAAAACCTCGCGGAGCTGCATAATTCGACcaaacggagagagcgggCAGAGGAGatcgagagggagagagaaaacgcctcAGAAGGCGCTGGTAAAATGCGCCACAAACACTCAAAGTCGAGAGACGATTTGCGCATAAGCGAGTCCGTGGGAAGATGGCATCTCTGCCACgagctcgtcttcgctcgctctcttccccatCTCTTCCGCCGCATTTCTGCTCTtgctgccttctttcttcctgctcgccccgcctcttctctgtgtctcctttcccttttctttttttcttttccgccttttctctctcacctgcTGTGCCGTGCCGCTCAGGAGAGCAGCCAGGAGAAGGTTCTCTTGCTGCGCAGCTTGGAGAGCCGCACTGATGGTCCCAAATTCGTACAGAAGCACGTCGCGCTCTTCActggggagaggagacagtcggcCTGCCGCGCATGGaggcgcgaccgcggtcgcgggGCCCATCGCCTCGAGCTCCCCCTgagcaggagacaggcaacaaggaaagagacaggagacatTAGCCAAGACAGAACACATTTTCACGACTGCCAAGAACATAAGGGATCACAAAACATCCGCACCGCTGCTTCTTGGCTACGCAGGCCGCAGCCTTGTCTTCAGATCCAGACGGTAAGCACCTGCAATTTGCGTGAGGCGATTGAATCTACACGCGCCAACTCCAGCAAATATATCTGCGAAGGTATTTATACACAAATTCATCGAGAATCTATCAAACTGAACACGCTCGTCACGAACACAGACACtaagtgtatgtacactgaCCGTGATATTGAGACGTGCAGTATGTACACGCATACctacttatatatatatatgcatatatatgaGTAGATATGCTTTTATATGAATATTCGCGCTCCAGAAAAAGTATAAAAAGGGGATACACGCTGTGGAATTTGggtcttctcttgctttctACTTAGAAGAACTGTGGATACACCGCTGATTCGAGAGACATTACGGAAACCGTTCTTCAACAAAAAGAGGTGCAAAGATCGAGACGACTAGGTTCTCTGTTGCGAAGGTCTTACCCGACCGGCAGTCGCTCCACTGGTGTCGGCATCATCGGCAACTCGGTGAAAAACTGCATGAACAGGACCAGAAAGAAGATCAAAGAGATCGAAAAGACACAAGCAAATTCATGAGCACGGCAGTAGCGAATCCATGCGCCGTGTTCGCTTCAGAAGAGCCTTGCCTTGCAGCCTgcttgttcttttctccagtgttctttcccttttttggGACCGTTTTTGctctcggttctctctctctttcgccctccttttctggtgcctcttgtctctcgctgcttcttgctgtctcgctcggGACACTCTTGCGTCTTTTGcaactgtctcctgcgcccTCCACGaccccttcttctctcgtgtccccttttcttcgcgcgttCCTGCCTGTCTCGGTCTCTCCGTTACCTGCAGAGCCACGTTGTCTGCCGGCTGTCGAGGCCCGCGCTCTCTGGCTGTCTCCAGAGGCCGCGGCGTCGAGTCCAGCATGCGGCCCCAgcccttcgtctcctttcttgctGCCGGAGCCTGTGCGggttgccttctctgccccGGCGCCCGTCTCCCGTGGGTCGCCTCCAACCGCACTCGGCTCCAAAAGCGCGGTCGCGGTCCCTTCGCCACCCGGAGCCACGCCACTGGCGCCCAACGCAcccgaaacggagacaccgccggAGACACCCCCGCGGACTCCAGAACCCGCCACGGCCACGGTCGCTGCACAGGCCGCGGCGTCggccgcagcagctgctACAGCCTTTGAAGAGACGCGTTGAGGGTCGCAGAAAGCCGCCGTGAAGGTCGGAGCGCAGGAGAGCTGAACGACACCCTTCCCGCTTagagcgcggagacacgagggGCGATTGGGAGGCGCCTCCAGGTCGCCATGGCCCAGAATCTACTCAGCAAACACCAGAGAATCAAAAGTGAGAACTATggaaaggggcgagagacgccaaaacaagaaagaacaggaagaagaggaacaggaagaagaggggaaaaggtagaagaggaaaaggaagaagagggaaggagacttGGGCGAACCCGTCAAAGGGCAAAAAACGCATAGAAgccaaaagagagaaacagagaacaacATCGCGAGAGGTAGGGGGGAGACTGGGCAACGGCAGGCGCAGATATTTATGCCCATAGGTGTGCAGTGAAAGATCGCAACGTACGAACCTGCACATCTACAAGTATGTACATACAGGCATTCACACGGATCCAGTGTGTCCAAAAATTCCAgagtctgcctctcttgcttccctgtggtgtttctcttttttcgtctgcCGTGCATCGTGCACACTTGCAACTGTGTGTGATTTTCGAATCCAGATCCGACGCTTTTCTGCGATGCTGCGTCGACCGAGTTcacagaaagaggcgagctACGCGCGCCCGCGCAAAAATCTCATCTGAACCCGTCTTACCCTGCTGGTGCCCCAAGCCCAAACATTTCCTGCGCCGcgcaaagaaggaaaaatcggaacaaaggagacaggagacgccggtGAAGGAGAGatgcaaaagagaaaaggcgcggctgagacgacagcgagacgcggcgactcacggagagcgcagagaaagccgacacgagcgaaaaggcgacaTTTCTcgaagaacggagaaaagagagagaaagaggagaggacgcatGCGATGACCTGGTGACCGAATATAAGGCGAAGCCCGACGTGAAGAGTCGAGATGAACCAGCACGATCCAGGAAagggaggcgcgaaggccaAGCCCCAGACACCGATGCATCTGCCcaacagagaggagcaagGGATGAAAAGCAGGAGTTGAAcgtgagaagaagaacgtgATACGTACCGTTTTCGACGATGCATGCGGTGTGGGCGTCGCCACAGACGACGTGGATGACAAACAGGCCAACGAGCGCCTCGACGCGCCGGGGGAGAAACTCGTCAGATTCACCCTGGACCTCGTGGCCAAGCTAAAAAAACAGAAGCCTCGCGGAAGATGCGCCCTTTTTGCTCTTACAGAAACACGTCAATCTACTTTCTGCATGTTTACATGGGTATACACGTGCCCAGGaatacccatatatatatatatatatatatatatatatgtaatgCCGGGTTGTGGAAGCGCGAGACAAGGGCAGAGTTTTTAGTGAGGTTGTGCAGGAGTCCCTTGAAAGCCGCCGTAGTGCCTCTTTGTCCATCTCCAGTGTGTCCTGCACGTCTCTGTAAACCGTTGAAACTCACTTTGTTCGACTAGCGCATCCAGATAGACAGACTCAATCGAACAAACTCGCACGCAGGCGTGTATACCCGCATTACTTATACAGACCAAACATGCACGAATGAATATGTACagtaatatatatatatacctacatatatatatatatatatatatatatatatgcatgcagatgcctGAATGAAGAAAGACGACATGGAACTTATGTACGGGAGTAGATTACGTGTTTTGCATGCGAGAGATAGAGCACATGACTCTGCGCTCAtgcttgcatgcacagcATTTCGACTCTGAGGGTTCTTCCATCGTGAGACCTACGCGCCGGCCTTGTCCCC
It encodes the following:
- a CDS encoding hect E3 ubiquitin ligase, related, which encodes MGQAATKSGVVIWGAPETTALLSAAVPSSTAPTTASTPAATAAASSLSVPPSAASSSPNAAPLSGPQSPRAAALGAADLPPSFSASPSLAVFAETSLESSSPRLVDALKGINSASVAAGGMQMAVVSQSGELYMWGCNSEGQLGTGDRRDASVPRVVKALQGKIVKVVACAQEHTVCCLDDGSAYAWGCALNGRLGLHGLSIPSSAGLGVSAPPGAPTKGARTEPLASACLVCTPRVLESLCGYFITDVACGIYHTAFLGVYEQHKTSLFTCGLGLNGRLGHGDEEDRHLPTPVHALENLNITAIACGAHHTACVTSGGTLYMWGGAAFGKLGLGSTRGSQLLPKHVGGPLRNKTVVSVALGSQHSACVTTDGELYTWGQGRRLGHEVQGESDEFLPRRVEALVGLFVIHVVCGDAHTACIVENGNVWAWGTSRILGHGDLEAPPNRPSCLRALSGKGVVQLSCAPTFTAAFCDPQRVSSKAVAAAAADAAACAATVAVAGSGVRGGVSGGVSVSGALGASGVAPGGEGTATALLEPSAVGGDPRETGAGAEKATRTGSGSKKGDEGLGPHAGLDAAASGDSQRARASTAGRQRGSAVFHRVADDADTSGATAGRGELEAMGPATAVAPPCAAGRLSPLPSEERDVLLYEFGTISAALQAAQQENLLLAALLSGTAQQLREVLRRNALLEKELDAMRKSSSDAGDRLATLREHYMQQIQQLQEQLAQQDMRLHAIVASRGSSSRLSSSQGPLSGVFSRPLSSAASPSLSATPSGTPHGYLAASPTSEAGAVVFPGPASGAIGAGVSAAPEAFTALPEVTLEEALLDPLGQQPPASRFFPSAPEFPLAQGASPGASSPRRHAAAACGAPCGRALGSTSPRACASLPSTVAAAEAPSLEAGGRGGNAKLLREAPALALPGTTSVSAPAQAALRWGREGPRKRDSSLALFKGRRRDFLSQGLFAEESASLSPLDRKKGENKGLALVPSQGDTTWASLLLASSLDSSTAVRRQSLDPASCSVSGPAAVGHQAEGRPGGGRSGTGDKSGLIGGPGSRRSSQNARAGTEGGSIPVFFLEEENSQKQ